From Triticum urartu cultivar G1812 chromosome 2, Tu2.1, whole genome shotgun sequence, a single genomic window includes:
- the LOC125537020 gene encoding uncharacterized protein LOC125537020: MASRPTRSPARSSTRSPPTTPSCSPSSAQVPQDGGEARQRLRGDHHQRQADAGVWHSPVPHHQRHQEQGCFDLYKLLLQVDKEALMADAALQSALHFLNKIGTVMCVILQLHASTRAKGSVKQVSW; the protein is encoded by the exons ATGGCGTCAAGGCCGACGAGGAGTCCGGCAAGGTCGTCGACCCGGAGTCCACCGACAACCCCGTCATGCTCACCATCGTCCGCACAAGTACCGCAAGATGGAGGAGAGGCTCGTCAGCGTCTCCGAGGAGACCACCACCAGCGTCAAGCAGATGCAGGAGTCTGGCACTCTCCTGTTCCACACCATCAACGTCACCAAGAGCAAG GTTGCTTTGATCTGTACAAGCTGCTGCTGCAGGTGGACAAGGAAGCCCTCATGGCTGATGCTGCACTACAATCTGCTTTACATTTTTTGAACAAGAT TGGTACTGTTATGTGTGTGATCCTCCAGCTCCATGCAAGCACTAGGGCAAAGGGCTCTGTCAAGCAGGTCTCCTG GTAG